The DNA segment CTAGTGCCGAACTCCTCGAGGATCACCAGTTCCCAGTAGGTGTGCTCGTCGCCCGGGTTCGTGCCAGGCAGCGGGTGCCGCTGGATCAGCACGGCGGGCTTGTCGCCCACGGTGATCTCCTGGTAGGCCTCCACGGGATCGCCTGTGGCGGTGGTTGCACGGCCGGCGAAGCGGCTGATGTTCAGTTCCTTCACGTGCCCGCCGCTCTCGGCGTACGCGGTGATCGCAAAGGAGATCGGGCGGTCCCCGCAGAGCGCCACCTGGTCCCCGCCGGTCACCCGCCACTCGGGCCCCAGGAAGTCTGCCCGAAAGATCAGCGGCGAGTCCACCGCATCCGCCCCGACCTCGTGGACAGGCCCCCCGGGCGGGCAGCCCATTTCCGCGGCCTCCACCTGGTCCTTGAAGAGCACCCCGCCGAACTCACCCTTGAAGGGGATCACGCCCCCGATCTGGGACGCCTGACCCCCAGGACCGACCGCCGGCACCGCGCCGTCGGTGGAGGCGGCTGGTTCGCCGGGGTCAGCCGCTGCCTTGTTGCCGCTCGCTGGTGCCGGCGGGGTGTCAGGGGCAGTCGGCGAGCCGTTCGCCACGACCGACTGCGGGGCGGGGTCAGCAGGGGGAAGTGACGAGCCGCAGCCATAGAGCGCCGCTGCTGTGACGAGCAGCCCGGCGACCAGCCGCTGCGGCGCATATCCGTTTCGCACCACGGCCATACCTCCTTGAGTGGGACGCGCGGGGTGGCGGCGACCAATTCCGGCATCCGGAGCGACGCCCGGGCCCGACCAACCGCCGGCCCCGTCCGGCCCGGGTCGCTTCGGTCCGCCAACGACGCGCAGGCCCGATCAAATGCCGGCCCCGTCCGGCCCGGGTCGCTTCGGTCCGCCATGGAGGCGCGGGACCCGATCAACCGCCGGCCATGTCCGGCACGAGCTGCTTCGGTCCGCCATAGAGGCGCGGGACCCGATCACTACTGGCCCCGTCCGGCCCGGGTTGCTGCGGTCCGCCATCGAGGCGTGCGACCCGATCAACCGCTGGCCACGTCCAAACCCAGTCGCAGCAGTTCGTCCTCGACGTACCGCAGCACCGCGGCCTCGAACTCCTCTGGATAAGCGAACGAGTAGCGCTCGGCGCAGCGCCGCCCGGCACCCTGCACGAGCCGGGCCAGCCGGAGCTGGGCAGCCGCCAGGGCCTGCGCCGTCGCACCCGAGGGGATCGCCTCCTCCAGCGCCTGCCTGAGGTCAGCCGGCAGATAGACGTTGAGCCGCTTCGCCCCCGTCTGCCGGACCTTGCCGACGGAAGCCATGAGGATCTCGCCGGCGATGCCGAGCATGAGCGCATGGCCCTGGGTGGCCACCACCAGCTCGCCCCGGCCCAGCACGGCCGGCAGGAGGCTGAGGCAGCGCCAGAACTCGGTCACCTGCGAGGCCACGCGGGTCGGATTCGGTGCAGGTAGAGCGTCGCTCCGCCTCAGGCCCCCCAGGCCCCCTCGGGCCTCCGGGGCTCCCTCCTGCCGCTCGAACAGGATGCGGAACGCTCCCCGGGGCCGCTGCAGGTCCGCGTCGGTCTCGAGGACGACGTCGAATCGGGTGCCGTCCTCCAGCATGCCGGTGGATATGTTCCCCGGCCCCGGCCGCAGGAAGACCACCTTGCCGGCCGCCTCGAGGATCCGGGGCAGCTCCTTCATGAGCTGGCTCACGGCGTCGGGGGCGAGATCGGGGCGCACCAGGGCGTGCAGGTCGATATCGGAATACCGGTCCGCATCCCCTCTGGCGAGGCTCCCCTCCAGCCAGATGCCGGTGATGCGGCTGTCCTTCGCCAGCGCAGTCCACAGGCGTGCAACTCGTCCCTCCAGATGCTCCATGTGCGGTGCCCCTCCAGTCGGGGAAGGCTGAAACCTCATGCCGCCTCTGCCCATCTCAACGCACTTGAGCCCCCGGGGGTTACGCCCGCCCCGCCCGGCGGAGCATGATTTTCCCGGGCGGGCTTGGGGCAGACTGGTAGTCAAGACAGGACGATCGCAAGTCCGGTGAGCGAGGGATCGGTACAGACGTGCTCAGGGCGAGTGATCTCATCGGGCTGCCGGTGCTGGCGGGGCCGCAGATGAAGCCCATTGGGCGGGTGCAGGAGCTGCTGGTGAGCCGGGACGGCCTCAGGCTGTGCGGGCTGGTGCTGGAGAACGGCGGCCTCTTCAGCCGCAGGAGGGTGCTGGACTACCGGGCGGTGCGCGGCATCGGCGCCACGTGCGTGCTGGCGGAGGAGCGCTACCTCGAGGACGAGGAGGCGACCCGCTGCGGCTCGGCCCTGACGGGGCTGCCTGTGCTGGACGGCTCCGGCGAGGAGCTGGGGACGCTGGACGACCTGCACTACGAGCCCAGCACGGGGCAGATCCAGGCCTTTCAGCTCTCCCGTGGCTTCGTGGACGACCTGTTGAGCGGCAAGGCGATCCTCCCCCTGAGCGGGCCGGCCATCGCCGGCGAGGGGGCGATCGTGCTGGACGCCGCGCACGAGGCTGAAGGGGGGCTGCTGGGATGAGGTGTCCAAACTGCGGCGGGCGCAGTATCGGCCGCGTCGGTTCCGAGCAATACTACTGCTGGGACTGCTGCGTCGAGTTCAACACCGCACGCGGCGCCGTGCGCATCTACCACCTGGACCCCGGCGGGGATCTGGTCGCCGCCGAGGATTACCAGGGGGAGGCTGCGTCGGTGTTGACCGGGCCGACCCACGAACGTCGTCGATAGGAGATGAACACGATGCGGTACAGCAATGGCGCATTCATTTCGG comes from the Symbiobacterium terraclitae genome and includes:
- a CDS encoding PRC-barrel domain-containing protein yields the protein MLRASDLIGLPVLAGPQMKPIGRVQELLVSRDGLRLCGLVLENGGLFSRRRVLDYRAVRGIGATCVLAEERYLEDEEATRCGSALTGLPVLDGSGEELGTLDDLHYEPSTGQIQAFQLSRGFVDDLLSGKAILPLSGPAIAGEGAIVLDAAHEAEGGLLG
- a CDS encoding nucleotidyltransferase domain-containing protein, with protein sequence MEHLEGRVARLWTALAKDSRITGIWLEGSLARGDADRYSDIDLHALVRPDLAPDAVSQLMKELPRILEAAGKVVFLRPGPGNISTGMLEDGTRFDVVLETDADLQRPRGAFRILFERQEGAPEARGGLGGLRRSDALPAPNPTRVASQVTEFWRCLSLLPAVLGRGELVVATQGHALMLGIAGEILMASVGKVRQTGAKRLNVYLPADLRQALEEAIPSGATAQALAAAQLRLARLVQGAGRRCAERYSFAYPEEFEAAVLRYVEDELLRLGLDVASG